One Dokdonia sp. Dokd-P16 genomic window carries:
- the gmk gene encoding guanylate kinase has translation MAKQPEDNSSDHQGKLIVFSAPSGSGKTTIVRHLLAQEELNLEFSISATSRESRGEEKNGKDYYFIDLKEFKNHIKADDFLEWEEVYRDNFYGTLWSEVQRIWAMGKHVIFDIDVVGGLRIKKKFPDKTLAVFVKPPSVDELKIRLKKRSTESEDKINMRIAKASVELATAPQFDHIILNDNLDKALKEAVTLVTDFVK, from the coding sequence ATGGCAAAGCAACCAGAAGATAATAGTAGTGATCATCAGGGAAAGCTCATCGTATTTTCGGCACCTTCAGGAAGTGGAAAAACAACGATAGTAAGACACCTTCTAGCACAAGAAGAATTAAACCTTGAGTTTAGTATTTCTGCAACGAGTCGAGAGTCTCGTGGAGAAGAGAAAAATGGGAAGGACTATTATTTTATAGATCTCAAAGAATTTAAAAATCACATCAAGGCAGACGACTTTTTAGAATGGGAAGAAGTATACCGTGATAACTTTTATGGAACATTGTGGAGCGAGGTACAACGTATCTGGGCCATGGGTAAACATGTGATTTTTGATATTGACGTTGTGGGAGGTTTACGTATCAAAAAGAAATTTCCAGATAAAACACTTGCTGTGTTTGTAAAACCACCTAGTGTAGACGAACTTAAAATACGCCTCAAGAAGCGTAGCACAGAGAGTGAAGATAAGATTAACATGCGTATCGCAAAAGCTTCTGTAGAGCTCGCTACAGCACCACAGTTTGATCATATTATTCTAAACGATAATCTAGATAAAGCTCTTAAAGAAGCGGTAACACTTGTTACTGATTTTGTAAAATAA
- a CDS encoding YicC/YloC family endoribonuclease, whose protein sequence is MIKSMTGFGKSVLQLPGKKITIEIKSLNSKNLDLNARIPSTYREKELALRNMVAKALERGKIDVGLYVESTGENTNTVINGTVVNAYMAQLSDAVSGNPSETELLKMAMRLPDALKTEREELDENEYTSIVSNLEEALKEINKYRLDEGNSLKAEFELRIANLQRLLEEVIVLDVDRLSDVKVRLEKAVSDLKVNVDENRFEQELIYYLEKYDITEEKVRLKNHLDYFTEALESDDSNGKKLGFIGQEIGREINTVGSKSNYAPMQQLVVQMKDELEKIKEQVLNVL, encoded by the coding sequence ATGATAAAATCGATGACAGGTTTTGGGAAAAGTGTACTACAACTTCCTGGAAAAAAAATTACAATAGAGATCAAATCGCTTAACAGCAAAAATCTAGATCTCAATGCTCGTATACCTTCTACCTATCGTGAGAAAGAACTTGCCCTGCGCAATATGGTTGCAAAAGCACTCGAGCGCGGTAAGATTGATGTAGGTCTTTATGTAGAAAGTACTGGAGAAAATACCAATACAGTTATTAATGGAACGGTGGTAAACGCTTATATGGCTCAGCTCTCTGATGCAGTGAGTGGTAACCCTAGCGAGACAGAACTTCTTAAAATGGCAATGCGCCTTCCTGATGCTTTAAAAACAGAACGTGAAGAGCTAGATGAAAATGAGTACACATCGATTGTATCAAATCTAGAGGAAGCACTTAAAGAAATAAATAAATACCGTCTAGACGAAGGAAACTCTCTTAAAGCAGAGTTTGAACTACGTATTGCAAACCTACAGCGCTTGCTGGAAGAGGTAATTGTACTTGATGTAGATAGACTAAGTGATGTAAAAGTAAGGCTTGAGAAAGCTGTTTCTGATCTTAAAGTAAATGTAGATGAGAATCGCTTTGAGCAAGAGCTTATTTACTACCTAGAGAAATATGACATTACTGAGGAAAAAGTTCGCTTAAAGAATCACCTAGATTACTTTACAGAAGCACTAGAGTCTGATGATTCTAACGGTAAGAAACTTGGCTTTATAGGTCAAGAAATAGGTCGTGAGATTAATACAGTGGGATCTAAGTCTAACTATGCACCTATGCAGCAGCTGGTAGTGCAAATGAAGGACGAACTAGAAAAAATAAAGGAGCAAGTTTTAAATGTACTCTAA
- a CDS encoding DUF1080 domain-containing protein has translation MKLYHLVIIATALTITSCGSGNVGDEPTKPEQTEVWGPKPAKVAINGQTGIPSDAVVLFDGTNLNAWKSKNDGGAPKWTINQDGSMTVKDKTGDIVTKENFGSVQLHLEWRSDPNNTQTNQNRSNSGVFFQGLYEVQILNNNDNDTYVNGMVGSIYKQKAPDVMAAKPTGEWNTYDIVFHAPEFDSTGKRIKAGTLTVLLNGVLVQDHYELQGSTEYIGFPKNNAHGDGPIILQDHGDMSGVGYRNIWLRKLD, from the coding sequence ATGAAATTATACCATTTAGTAATTATCGCAACAGCACTAACCATTACATCTTGCGGCTCAGGAAATGTGGGTGACGAACCTACAAAACCAGAACAAACAGAAGTGTGGGGTCCCAAACCCGCAAAGGTTGCCATAAACGGGCAAACCGGTATTCCTAGTGATGCTGTGGTACTGTTTGACGGCACAAACCTCAACGCTTGGAAAAGTAAAAACGATGGCGGCGCTCCTAAGTGGACAATCAACCAAGACGGCAGTATGACCGTAAAAGATAAGACTGGAGATATTGTAACTAAGGAGAACTTCGGGAGTGTACAATTACACCTAGAATGGCGCAGTGATCCAAACAATACACAGACTAACCAAAACAGAAGTAATAGTGGTGTGTTTTTTCAAGGATTGTATGAAGTACAAATCTTAAATAACAATGATAATGACACCTATGTAAACGGTATGGTGGGCTCTATTTATAAGCAAAAAGCTCCAGACGTTATGGCTGCAAAACCTACTGGAGAGTGGAATACGTATGATATTGTTTTTCACGCACCAGAGTTTGATAGTACAGGAAAAAGAATAAAAGCAGGTACGCTCACAGTATTACTCAATGGTGTGCTTGTTCAAGATCACTATGAGTTACAAGGAAGCACAGAGTACATAGGTTTCCCTAAAAACAATGCGCATGGAGATGGCCCAATCATACTTCAAGATCACGGAGATATGAGTGGTGTAGGGTATAGAAATATTTGGTTACGTAAATTAGATTAA
- a CDS encoding HopJ type III effector protein — translation MTLQDFKTKLATIPSEIEFTDTMAIIESLYTFTPSSFTNGDIRNESGENNGSCKLFGFAKDQGLNKSDTLQCFGAYYREDVLSNPNGTDHQNIRNFMQYGWDGITFDANPLSKK, via the coding sequence ATGACATTACAAGATTTTAAAACCAAACTTGCTACTATACCAAGCGAGATTGAGTTTACAGATACCATGGCGATTATAGAGTCACTATATACTTTTACGCCTAGCTCCTTTACAAATGGAGACATCCGTAACGAAAGCGGTGAGAACAATGGCTCTTGCAAGTTATTTGGTTTTGCAAAAGATCAAGGATTGAATAAAAGTGACACACTACAGTGTTTTGGCGCATATTACAGAGAAGATGTTTTGAGCAACCCAAACGGCACAGATCATCAAAACATTAGAAACTTCATGCAGTACGGATGGGACGGTATCACCTTTGATGCAAATCCTCTAAGCAAGAAATAA
- the nadD gene encoding nicotinate (nicotinamide) nucleotide adenylyltransferase, with the protein MKIGLYFGTFNPIHIGHLAIANHMAEYSDLDKIWMVITPHNPFKKKSSLLDNNHRYQMVLEALETYDKIEPSNIEFNLPQPNYTVYTLAHLEEKYPQHEFCLIMGEDNLKSLHKWKNYEVILERHDIYVYPRISEGTVETQFDNHSKIHKVDAPIMEISSTMIRKAIKDGKNIRPLLPPEVHTYIDQMNFYK; encoded by the coding sequence TTGAAAATAGGTCTCTACTTCGGAACATTTAATCCTATTCACATAGGGCATCTTGCGATTGCAAATCACATGGCAGAGTATAGCGACCTAGATAAAATCTGGATGGTCATCACGCCACACAATCCGTTTAAGAAAAAGAGTAGCTTACTAGATAACAATCACCGTTATCAGATGGTTCTAGAAGCTCTTGAAACCTATGATAAAATAGAGCCAAGCAATATTGAGTTCAATTTACCGCAACCTAACTATACGGTATACACACTAGCTCATCTGGAAGAAAAGTATCCTCAGCACGAGTTTTGCTTAATCATGGGAGAAGACAATCTTAAAAGTCTTCATAAATGGAAAAACTACGAGGTGATTCTTGAGCGTCACGACATTTACGTATATCCTAGAATCTCTGAAGGCACGGTTGAAACACAGTTTGACAACCACTCAAAGATTCACAAAGTAGATGCTCCTATCATGGAAATTTCTTCTACGATGATTCGTAAGGCTATTAAGGATGGTAAAAATATAAGACCTTTATTACCACCTGAGGTGCATACTTACATAGATCAAATGAACTTTTACAAATAG